The following DNA comes from Terriglobia bacterium.
CGGGATCGGTGTGATTGTCTACCATGACGCGAAGCGGCGCGGGATGGAGCCCCTGCTTTGGGCGCTCGTGGCTACCTTGATCCCCTATTTCCTGGGCCTGATCGCTTACCTGATCGTACGCCACCCGATTCAGAGCATGTGTCCGGCCTGCGGTCAAGCCTTCCCGGTTGGCGAAGCCTTCTGCCGGCATTGCGGCCAGGCGGTCCAGGCTCAATGCCCATCCTGCGGCCGGCCGACGGCGGTCGGCGCCCGTTTTTGCCCCCATTGCGGGTCTCGCATGGCGGAGCCGCCCGCGCCGCCTTCCGGAAAGCCGGTAGTCCTGTAGGCCGCGGATTATTCATGAATATGCGACCAAAATGCAGTTTTGGACGCGGAAAAACGCTGACCGACGCTGACCGTTCGGTTTTGGTCGGCGAGCAGGAGCATTGGCCGGGCAAGCAGGACGGCAAAAACTCCTGCACGCCGACAAGATCAAAACTGTCGGTGTTCGTCTGCGTTCGTCGGCGTCCCGCCGGGCTATCGGCGCATGAGCCGGACGACCTTCCCCTGTTG
Coding sequences within:
- a CDS encoding zinc ribbon domain-containing protein, which translates into the protein MVKEKLLSLFRIYLLSAAALIAILVLASAGQPLIHSRDFTLLAALVVGLIGSMALLVIFVWIGIGVIVYHDAKRRGMEPLLWALVATLIPYFLGLIAYLIVRHPIQSMCPACGQAFPVGEAFCRHCGQAVQAQCPSCGRPTAVGARFCPHCGSRMAEPPAPPSGKPVVL